Below is a genomic region from Escherichia ruysiae.
GTATAAGAGCTTCTGTGCGCCGGACGTTGCTGCGGTAACAGGCGCAACAGTAACCAGCATAAATCAGGCTGCGGCTAAAATGGCGCGGGCAGGAATCTTAGTCATTGATGGTAAGATCTGGCGAACGGTGTATTACCGGTTCGCTACCAGGGAAGAACGGGAAGGGAAGGTGGGCACGAACCTGATTTTTAAGGAGTGTCGCCAGAGTGCCGCGATGAAGCGGGTGTTGGCGGTATATGGGAGGACTACAGCATAAGCATAACTTATGGATTATATGGAAAACTGGTAATTATGCTCTTTTCTTATGAAAATAAAGAGAAGTTTTCGCTGGCGTTTTATTTCTTCTGTTTTTTCTTGCGGGTTATTCTGATTTGTTTTGATTTGATTTTTTCTGACAAAAGTAGGGAAAAAATATGTCGCAAGTACTTTCTGTCTTTACCTCCTAAATTACATTCTCTATCAAATGTTGCCATAGTTATGACCCCAGTTTTATATAGTGTTTCAGCAATTTTTCTGTAGTTTTTTTCTCGCAAAATTGAAGAGTTTTTCTTTGCTGTATTTTCAAGGCTATCTCCTTGTGGTTTAAGACTATTTGGGCCAAAAAACGTTGTGGATACTGCTGCACTTGTTGTCCGTTTTTTTTGGCCCATTTGGATAGTACTTGGGAGAGGCATGATTTTAATACGCATATAAATAACTCCTCTATCAATTGGATTTTGAGAAAATATTAACATTAATCATGATTAAGGAGTAATTTTAAATCTTCCAATAAAATTTGTTTAAACTCTTGTGTTCTATGATCGATATACAACGCAAGTTTGCTTGCATTATCTTCCAGGTCACGTATCTCTCTGTCACCTCGAATAAACCCAACTAAATTTAAACGTTTAGATAGTTCAGAACTTCCTTCTATGGCATCTTGGAGTATTTGAATGATTTCTGAATTCATTGAGCGCCCGTTTCGTTTGGCTCGTTCAGCTATAGCTTCACGCATCCCATCAGGGAAACGGAGGTTAAACTTATCGTAGTCTTTTACTTGTTTGTCAGCCATTGGACCCCCCAAAAAAATGAATGGTGCCATATTGCCACATCAATTCAATGGTGGCATTATGGCCTCATGGTGTCATTGTGGCCTCATGAGGTTATGTCAATGGAAAAGAAAGAGGTAAAAATTACCCTTCGCTATCCGCAAAAAGTGAAGGATGAATTCAAGCGAATTGCTCAGGAGGAAGGGATGTCTGAGAACGCAGCTATTGTTCAGGCGCTTGTATGGGCATTGAAATTTAGAACACGGATACATGCTCGCTAGAAACAGCGAAGCCCCACTGGCGGCAACCTTAGGGGCTTCTATCGAAAATAACCGCGAAGGAAATATCGACATGAGTATTGTAGCAACATCAGATCTGAACTTCCAAGGTGAAGCACTAGTGCCAGTGGCAAATATTGCCGGAATATGGCTAACTTCATCCAACCTAGCAAGAGCACTGAAGTATTCGAATAGTCGCGCAGTCACGATGATTTACAACAAATATGCTGACGAATTTTCCAGTAGTATGACTAGAGTGCTTGAAGTCAGTACCTTAGAGAATGATGTCGAGGTACTTGATCTGAGTACCTCGAAAAGTACTCGAAACTTGAAGAAGAAAGTACGCGTTTTCTCTCTCCGCGGAGCCCATTTGATCGCCATGTTCGCCCGCACTCCTGTAGCCAAAGAGTTCCGCCGTTGGGTTCTGGATATTCTCGATCGAGAAGTTCAACAATCCCCAATCATAAAACAATTCACTGATAACGAACTTTGCACACTTGCTTGGTTGTGGCGAGCTGGGGATGCGATGTTAACCGCCTGCCAGAACGTTACTCCTCTTCTTCAGGTTGCGGAGCATCGTGAAGCTGGTCGCTTCACTTCTATCGAGCAAGAATATCCCCAGATACTCAATAAGGCACAGGCAATCCTTGCCAGAGAAACGGCACATGTAAAATTCCGGCCGTGGCAGGATGATAAGTGGAGTCGAGTTTTGCCGCATTTACGTTCGGATCGATTACAGTAGATTCCAATTAACAATGAGAAACACATAGCCACCCCGTGGTATTGAAACCATATAATGTTGGATTTGAAAACAGATCTTTTTCCATGTATTAATAACTACATCCCCGCGAGTGATTCAAAAAGGAGGGCCCAATTTTGTCCGAGTTTTTGTATTCCCCCGCATGCCGCTGCGGAGCACTACATCTGAGTGTCTGACTAGGGGATAAAATTAGACTGGATAGTGAGAAGAAAGTGGCGTGCTAGGCTGTGCCGAGTGCTACCAGTACACCCTGGGGGTGTGCAGCTTTCGCCGAGACTGTAGTGGGTATCGGTTAATGCACGAAAAACCGAGAGGTCAGACAACCAATTTGCCGTAGGATTGTTTCCGGTGCGATACCGGTGTACTAACTGAAAGCAATGCGAAAAAGCATAAACTCGGTCCTTCAGTCGCCCTACACACTATTTACTAAGAAGGGCTAAAGCATGGATACAATTATCACATGGATGGGAGATCGTCTGTTGGGGTGGATAACAAACAAATCCGATCTGCGGCAGAGGGCAATCACTGGATTAACTCCTGCGATTTGTTCAACAATTTTATATACTGAAAAATTAAAACGTGGTGAGCCTAATAACCCAAACGAAGAAGAAAAACTTTATAGGCTTTGGTATGAAGCGTCTTCCCAAGTCGTAGACTTTGATCGAGAGCTGGCTAAAAGATGTTTAGATAAATCAGAATATTGGCTTCATTCTGAATTATATAGCCCTGAGAAAGTTGAAGAGCTAAACATTTCTTTGGTTGGTATGAAGGCAACGCTTGAAGGAATAAAGCACAATTAAAACCTTTGATTTGCGATAATCAACTCGCCATAATCATGTCATCGGAGCCTGAACAACTCCGGTGACTTCTGCGCTAAACGGGGACGTTTATGCGCACACACAATCCAAACTCTCTTCTCCCTCCACAGATGCAGAAATGCACCTGCGATATATTGTATCCAGCGTTTCACCTCTACGGAGGTGAAGCGTGAACCTACCACAAGATGGCATCAAACTGCATCGCGGTAACTTCATCGCTATCGGCCAGCAGATCCAGCCTTATCTGGAGAACGGAAAATGCTTTCGCATGGTGCTTAAACCGTGGCGTGAGAAACGCAGTCTTTCCCAGAATGCACTCAGCCACATGTGGTACAGCGAAATCAGTGAATACCTCATCAGCAGGGGTAAAACGTTCGCTACTGCAGCATGGGTAAAAGATGCTCTCAAACACACATACCTCGGTTATGAAAGCAAAGAACTGGTTGATGTCGTAACCGGTGAAATCACTACTATCCAGTCGTTACGCCATACCTCCGATCTTGATGCCGGAGAGATGTATGTCTTCCTCTGTAAGGTTGAAGCCTGGGCGATGAATATTGGCTGCCACCTGACTATTCCGCAGAGCTGCGAGTTCCAGCAGCTCCGCGACAAGCAGGAGGCGTAATGGCTACACCGCTTATTCGTGTCATGAGCGGACACATCTACAGAGTACCAAATCGTCGTAAGCGTAAGCCTGAGCTGAAACCATCCGAAATACCAACACTGCTCGGATATACCGCCAGCCTGGTTGATAAAAAATGGTTGCGACTGGCAGCAAGGAGGAACCATGGCTGATTTGAGAAAAGCAGCGCGTGGTCGGGAATGCCAGGTAAGAATCCCTGGCGTATGTAATGGCAATCCTGAAACGTCTGTACTGGCACATATCCGGCTGGCTGGATTGTGCGGTACCGGTATCAAACCGCCAGACCTGATTGCCACCATTGCATGTTCTGCCTGTCACGACGAAATCGACCGCCGCACACATTTTGTCGATGCTGAGTATGCAAAAGAATGCGCGCTGGAAGGTATGGCGAGAACACAGGTTATCTGGCTGAAAGAGGGGGTTATTAAGGCGTGAATACTTACAGCATCACATTACCCTGGCCTCCGAGCAATAATCGCTATTACCGCCATAATCGCGGGCGCACGCACATCAGCGCAGAAGGGCAGGCATACCGCGATAACGTCACCCGAATCATTAAAAACGCAATGCTG
It encodes:
- a CDS encoding protein ren — encoded protein: MTGKEAIIHYLGMYKSFCAPDVAAVTGATVTSINQAAAKMARAGILVIDGKIWRTVYYRFATREEREGKVGTNLIFKECRQSAAMKRVLAVYGRTTA
- a CDS encoding Arc family DNA-binding protein translates to MADKQVKDYDKFNLRFPDGMREAIAERAKRNGRSMNSEIIQILQDAIEGSSELSKRLNLVGFIRGDREIRDLEDNASKLALYIDHRTQEFKQILLEDLKLLLNHD
- a CDS encoding Arc family DNA-binding protein, encoding MEKKEVKITLRYPQKVKDEFKRIAQEEGMSENAAIVQALVWALKFRTRIHAR
- a CDS encoding P22AR C-terminal domain-containing protein, with protein sequence MLARNSEAPLAATLGASIENNREGNIDMSIVATSDLNFQGEALVPVANIAGIWLTSSNLARALKYSNSRAVTMIYNKYADEFSSSMTRVLEVSTLENDVEVLDLSTSKSTRNLKKKVRVFSLRGAHLIAMFARTPVAKEFRRWVLDILDREVQQSPIIKQFTDNELCTLAWLWRAGDAMLTACQNVTPLLQVAEHREAGRFTSIEQEYPQILNKAQAILARETAHVKFRPWQDDKWSRVLPHLRSDRLQ
- a CDS encoding YbcN family protein, with translation MNLPQDGIKLHRGNFIAIGQQIQPYLENGKCFRMVLKPWREKRSLSQNALSHMWYSEISEYLISRGKTFATAAWVKDALKHTYLGYESKELVDVVTGEITTIQSLRHTSDLDAGEMYVFLCKVEAWAMNIGCHLTIPQSCEFQQLRDKQEA
- a CDS encoding NinE family protein; its protein translation is MATPLIRVMSGHIYRVPNRRKRKPELKPSEIPTLLGYTASLVDKKWLRLAARRNHG
- a CDS encoding DUF1364 domain-containing protein, with product MADLRKAARGRECQVRIPGVCNGNPETSVLAHIRLAGLCGTGIKPPDLIATIACSACHDEIDRRTHFVDAEYAKECALEGMARTQVIWLKEGVIKA